A single Rhinolophus ferrumequinum isolate MPI-CBG mRhiFer1 chromosome 20, mRhiFer1_v1.p, whole genome shotgun sequence DNA region contains:
- the GCK gene encoding hexokinase-4 isoform X1, giving the protein MPDDRARMENAKKEKAEQILAEFRLQDEDLKKVMRRMQMEMDRGLRLETHEKASVKMLPTYVRSTPEGSGDVWHPAPLPPMPSPPPLPVGGAPEADTLLRVAAEVGDFLSLDLGGTNFRVMLVKVGEGEAGQWSVKTKHQMYSIPEDAMTGTAEMLFDYVSECISDFLEKHHMKHKKLPLGFTFSFPVRHEDIDKGILLNWTKGFKASGAEGNNIVGLLRDAIKRRGDFEMDVVAMVNDTVATMISCYYEDRRCEVGMIVGTGCNACYMEEMHNVELVEGEEGRMCVNTEWGAFGDAGELDEFLLEYDRMVDESSLNPGQQLYEKLIGGKYMGELVRLVLLKLVDENLLFHGEASEQLRTRGAFETRFVSQVESDSGDRKQIYNILSRLGLRPSATDCDIVRRACESVSTRAAHMCAAGLAGVINRMRESRSEDVMRITVGVDGSVYKLHPSFKERFHASVRRLTPNCEITFIQSEEGSGRGAALVSAVACKKACMLGQ; this is encoded by the exons ATGCCGGATGACAGAGCCAGGATGGAGAACGCCAAGAAGGAAAAG GCGGAGCAGATCCTGGCGGAGTTCCGGCTGCAGGACGAGGACTTGAAGAAAGTGATGCGGCGGATGCAGATGGAGATGGACCGGGGCCTCCGGCTGGAGACTCACGAGAAGGCCAGTGTGAAGATGCTGCCCACCTACGTGCGCTCCACCCCCGAAGGCTCAG GTGACGTCTGGCATccagctcccctgccccccatgccttcccctcctcctctcccggTGGGCGGTGCCCCTGAGGCTGACACACTTCTCCGTGTGGCTGCAGAAGTCGGGGACTTCCTCTCCCTGGACCTGGGCGGCACCAACTTCAGGGTGATGCTGGTGAAGGTGGGCGAGGGTGAGGCTGGGCAGTGGAGCGTGAAAACCAAGCACCAGATGTATTCCATCCCCGAGGATGCCATGACGGGTACCGCTGAGATG CTCTTCGACTACGTGTCCGAGTGCATCTCCGACTTCCTGGAGAAGCATCACATGAAGCACAAGAAGCTGCCCTTGGGCTTCACCTTCTCCTTCCCTGTGAGGCACGAAGACATCGACAAG GGTATTCTTCTCAACTGGACCAAGGGCTTCAAAGCCTCCGGGGCAGAAGGCAACAACATCGTGGGGCTCCTGCGAGACGCCATCAAGCGCAGAGGG GACTTTGAGATGGATGTGGTGGCGATGGTCAATGATACCGTGGCCACAATGATCTCCTGCTACTATGAGGACCGCCGGTGCGAGGTTGGCATGATTGTGG GCACTGGCTGTAACGCCTGCTACATGGAGGAGATGCACAACGTGGAGCTAGTGGAAGGAGAAGAGGGCCGCATGTGCGTCAACACCGAATGGGGCGCCTTTGGGGACGCGGGTGAGCTGGACGAGTTCCTGCTGGAGTACGACCGAATGGTGGACGAGAGCTCGCTGAACCCGGGCCAGCAGCT GTACGAGAAACTCATCGGCGGCAAGTACATGGGCGAGCTGGTGCGGCTCGTGCTGCTGAAGCTGGTGGACGAAAACCTGCTCTTCCACGGGGAGGCCTCGGAGCAGCTGCGCACGCGCGGCGCCTTCGAGACGCGCTTCGTGTCGCAGGTGGAGAG CGACTCGGGCGACCGCAAGCAGATCTACAACATCCTGAGCAGATTGGGACTGAGGCCCTCGGCCACTGATTGCGACATCGTGCGCCGCGCCTGCGAGAGCGTGTCCACGCGCGCCGCGCACATGTGCGCAGCGGGGCTGGCGGGCGTCATCAACCGCATGCGCGAGAGCCGCAGCGAGGACGTGATGCGCATCACCGTGGGCGTGGACGGCTCGGTGTACAAGCTGCACCCCAG cttcaaGGAGCGCTTCCACGCCAGCGTGCGTAGGCTGACGCCCAACTGCGAGATCACCTTCATCCAGTCGGAGGAGGGCAGCGGCCGGGGCGCGGCTCTGGTCTCTGCGGTGGCCTGTAAGAAGGCCTGTATGCTGGGCCAGTGA
- the GCK gene encoding hexokinase-4 isoform X2, whose amino-acid sequence MPDDRARMENAKKEKAEQILAEFRLQDEDLKKVMRRMQMEMDRGLRLETHEKASVKMLPTYVRSTPEGSEVGDFLSLDLGGTNFRVMLVKVGEGEAGQWSVKTKHQMYSIPEDAMTGTAEMLFDYVSECISDFLEKHHMKHKKLPLGFTFSFPVRHEDIDKGILLNWTKGFKASGAEGNNIVGLLRDAIKRRGDFEMDVVAMVNDTVATMISCYYEDRRCEVGMIVGTGCNACYMEEMHNVELVEGEEGRMCVNTEWGAFGDAGELDEFLLEYDRMVDESSLNPGQQLYEKLIGGKYMGELVRLVLLKLVDENLLFHGEASEQLRTRGAFETRFVSQVESDSGDRKQIYNILSRLGLRPSATDCDIVRRACESVSTRAAHMCAAGLAGVINRMRESRSEDVMRITVGVDGSVYKLHPSFKERFHASVRRLTPNCEITFIQSEEGSGRGAALVSAVACKKACMLGQ is encoded by the exons ATGCCGGATGACAGAGCCAGGATGGAGAACGCCAAGAAGGAAAAG GCGGAGCAGATCCTGGCGGAGTTCCGGCTGCAGGACGAGGACTTGAAGAAAGTGATGCGGCGGATGCAGATGGAGATGGACCGGGGCCTCCGGCTGGAGACTCACGAGAAGGCCAGTGTGAAGATGCTGCCCACCTACGTGCGCTCCACCCCCGAAGGCTCAG AAGTCGGGGACTTCCTCTCCCTGGACCTGGGCGGCACCAACTTCAGGGTGATGCTGGTGAAGGTGGGCGAGGGTGAGGCTGGGCAGTGGAGCGTGAAAACCAAGCACCAGATGTATTCCATCCCCGAGGATGCCATGACGGGTACCGCTGAGATG CTCTTCGACTACGTGTCCGAGTGCATCTCCGACTTCCTGGAGAAGCATCACATGAAGCACAAGAAGCTGCCCTTGGGCTTCACCTTCTCCTTCCCTGTGAGGCACGAAGACATCGACAAG GGTATTCTTCTCAACTGGACCAAGGGCTTCAAAGCCTCCGGGGCAGAAGGCAACAACATCGTGGGGCTCCTGCGAGACGCCATCAAGCGCAGAGGG GACTTTGAGATGGATGTGGTGGCGATGGTCAATGATACCGTGGCCACAATGATCTCCTGCTACTATGAGGACCGCCGGTGCGAGGTTGGCATGATTGTGG GCACTGGCTGTAACGCCTGCTACATGGAGGAGATGCACAACGTGGAGCTAGTGGAAGGAGAAGAGGGCCGCATGTGCGTCAACACCGAATGGGGCGCCTTTGGGGACGCGGGTGAGCTGGACGAGTTCCTGCTGGAGTACGACCGAATGGTGGACGAGAGCTCGCTGAACCCGGGCCAGCAGCT GTACGAGAAACTCATCGGCGGCAAGTACATGGGCGAGCTGGTGCGGCTCGTGCTGCTGAAGCTGGTGGACGAAAACCTGCTCTTCCACGGGGAGGCCTCGGAGCAGCTGCGCACGCGCGGCGCCTTCGAGACGCGCTTCGTGTCGCAGGTGGAGAG CGACTCGGGCGACCGCAAGCAGATCTACAACATCCTGAGCAGATTGGGACTGAGGCCCTCGGCCACTGATTGCGACATCGTGCGCCGCGCCTGCGAGAGCGTGTCCACGCGCGCCGCGCACATGTGCGCAGCGGGGCTGGCGGGCGTCATCAACCGCATGCGCGAGAGCCGCAGCGAGGACGTGATGCGCATCACCGTGGGCGTGGACGGCTCGGTGTACAAGCTGCACCCCAG cttcaaGGAGCGCTTCCACGCCAGCGTGCGTAGGCTGACGCCCAACTGCGAGATCACCTTCATCCAGTCGGAGGAGGGCAGCGGCCGGGGCGCGGCTCTGGTCTCTGCGGTGGCCTGTAAGAAGGCCTGTATGCTGGGCCAGTGA
- the GCK gene encoding hexokinase-4 isoform X3, with amino-acid sequence MCAAGLAGVINRMRESRSEDVMRITVGVDGSVYKLHPSFKERFHASVRRLTPNCEITFIQSEEGSGRGAALVSAVACKKACMLGQ; translated from the exons ATGTGCGCAGCGGGGCTGGCGGGCGTCATCAACCGCATGCGCGAGAGCCGCAGCGAGGACGTGATGCGCATCACCGTGGGCGTGGACGGCTCGGTGTACAAGCTGCACCCCAG cttcaaGGAGCGCTTCCACGCCAGCGTGCGTAGGCTGACGCCCAACTGCGAGATCACCTTCATCCAGTCGGAGGAGGGCAGCGGCCGGGGCGCGGCTCTGGTCTCTGCGGTGGCCTGTAAGAAGGCCTGTATGCTGGGCCAGTGA